TTTAGAAGAATGTCCGATGACATTGCGGACAAAAATTCAATAAACGAAAGGGGTTGCATATAAAAACTATCGACTCGGCCAACAGGAATACCAACTTGTTCAATAGCAAAATCAAGAAGTGATCCTGCAGCTATAACGTGCAATTCTGGCATCTGCTCATAAAAATAGCGTAACGCTAAGATTGCTCGCGGAACAGCCTGAATTTCATCTATAAATAACAGTCTTTTGCCGGGAATAATCGGTTTAAGCATAAGAGCCGATAGCTCCCGAATAATTCTATCTGGTTGAAGGTCTTTTTCAAAAATAATGTGTGCTACTTGTTGATTTTCTAAATTAATTTCAAAAAAATCTGGAAATGATGCCCCCAATGTACGCGCTGCATGCGTTTTGCCTACCTGCCGAGCACCACGCAAAAGTAAAGGCTTGTGATATTGATCAGTTTTCCAATTATGTAAGTAGAAGTCAATAATGCGTTTCATTGTAATTATCCTAACTTTTTTGGTTGTAATGCAAGGTTAATTTTATATATTTTTGGTCGAAATTCAATATTAATTCTACACACTTTTGGTCGAAAATCAAGGTTAACTTGGACCAATTTTGGTCGAAAATCTAGCATATCTAACAAAAAAAACACTTGAACTTTTTCTGATTTTTTTATTCAACAGTTACTGATTTAGCTAAATTGCGCGGCTTGTCGATAGGACATCCGCGCTCTTTTGCAATTGCATAGACAAAGTATTGTACAAGACCAATTATTGCGAGCGGACCAAGTAACGCTGGTACGTTATTTGAAATAATAAATGATGTTTCTGCTAATGCACATAATTCTGTTTGACCTTCATATGCAAAAACAATTACACGACCACCACGCGCTTTAACTTCATGCGCGTTGGAAAGAAGTTTTTGGTAAATAACAGGATCACCGTGAGAAAAAACGTACACCGGCATATTGTTATCAACTAACGCAAGCGGACCGTGCTTAAGTTCACCAGCTGGATAACTTTCGGCAAACACATACGCCACTTCTTTTAATTTGAGTGCACTTTCCATCGCGAGCGGATAGCTGATGTGTCTACCCAAAAATAATGCTTTATCGAACTGCGCATAGCACGCAGCATGTATATGATCAATTGCATATTTATGCTGCTCCAAAGAACTCTCAAGCACATGTGCTACTGAAAACAAATCGCATTCTGCTCGTAGCAAATCTTTGTGTGTTATTACACCTTTTTCAACCGCAATATAATGTGCTAACCAGTAGAGCGATGCTAACTGTGTAGAAAATGCCTTTGTTGAAGCAACTGCAACTTCTGGCCCTGCATGAGTTAACAAAAAACCATTCGCCTCGCGCACAATAGTACTTGTTGCAACATTAGTCAGAGCAACTGTAGATAATCCATAAGCATTAATCAATCGCAATGCTTCAAGCGTATCAGCCGTTTCACCTGATTGAGAAATAACCACATACAGTGCATTTTTTTGAGCAAAAAAAGAAGCGTGTCTAAATTCTGAAGCTAAACATACCGTTACAGGAACATGTGTAATTGCTTCAAAAAAAAACTGCGCAATACGCGCAGCATGCCATGAAGTACCACATGCTAACAAATATATATGCGCAATATTTTGCACTTGGCCGACAGTCAAAGCTAATTGATTCCATAACAACGGTTGCAATGCTTGCAAAGAATTAACTGTTTTAATAATAGCGTTCCTTTGTTCGTAAATCTCTTTGAGCATAAAATGCTCATATCCATTTTTTTCGGAACGCTCAAAAGTTGCTGCAACAGCTTGAATCACAACAGGTAATTCATTGCCAGCAAAATCGTATATTTTTATCTCTTTTTTTGAAATAACAGCAAAGCTTTCATCGGGCAAAAAAATCACTTTATTTGTCTTGTCTGAAAATGCAATAACATCCGATGCTACAAACATCTCTCCATCACCAATACCAACACACAACGGAGACCTTTTGCGCACTGCAATAAGATATTCAGGAAAAGACTCCATCATTACCAAAAACGCATATGCTCCATGCAACTGTTGCATAATAGCACTGATACTAGAAGGCACAATTATTGATGTATGCGCTAAATCTTCAAACAAATGAGCAATAACCTCTGTATCTGTATCAGAACTAAAAATATGTCCCGATTTGAGCAATTGACTACGCAGCACGTCATGATTTTCAACAATGCCATTGTGTACGACCGAAATATTTTTGAAACAATCAAAATGAGGATGAGCATTTTCTTGCGATGTATCACCATGTGTTGACCATCGCGTGTGGCCAATTCCTAAAAAACCATCGATGGGATCTCGCTGCACACGTTCCACCAGATTAATTAACTGACCAGATGATTTGGAATATAAAAGCTTTTGATTAATGGGATCAAGACAGGCAAAACCGGCAGAATCATATCCACGGTATTCTAATCGAGCAAGTCCTTCAAAAATAAATGCACTACAAAAAGATTTTCCTACGTAGCCCACAACAGTGCACACTTTAGCCCCACGCTCCCTTTTTTAAAACTCTTTTTTATCAAATAAACCGACTTTTCAGATATTCTCAGCGCTCGTCCTGAACTTGTTGAAGGATATCCTCGAGCGCGAGATAAGACTTTAATCGGATCACAACAACTATATTAAGATACCCCATGCCTAAGAGTAGTCAAGCATGGGGCTACAAAATTTCGAGTATAAAACTATTAACGTTTTACGAACTGGAACTTACGACGAGCAGCTTTTTGACCATATTTTTTACGCTCTTTTTTACGAGCATCAACAGTCATAAGACCATGTTTTTTCAAAATAGGCTTTGCATTTTCATCAAATTCAACAAATGCACGCGCAATTCCCAATTTTACGGCATCAGCTTGCGCTATTTTACCACCACCACACACATTAACTTCAGCATTAAAGTTTAAGCCCGGACACACTCTGAATGGAGTTGCTGCCATATCAGCTGCTATTTTTGTGTCAAAATAGCTCAAATGATCTTGTCCGTTCACTCTAATTTGACCATCGCCACGACGCAACCATATGCGCGCAACCGCAGTTTTTCGACGTCCTACGCCATGAGCAACAGGAGCATTAGCGGTATTTGTTTGTTTTTTTGCCATATCGCACTATAACCTTCTGATATGATTTAACAGGAAATCTTTTAAATACAATGATTTTGTTAATTAGTATAGGTATATAAAAATTAATTGTCAAAAACTAGGCAAGCCTAAAACCTCTTTTACCCCAGACCTTTTACAACGGAAATCGTCCAATCCATGCTACGCTCATCAGCTTAATCCATCTCAAATTCTTTCCAACGTGTGCCCGACTGCAGCTTCAGCGAAAGTTGGGCTATAGACCAGGTCTTTCTTCAAAGTTCTCTTGGCATGCTAAACAACGCATGGTACCGGGGAAAGATTGTAGCCGTTTTTCCGAAATAGGATTGCCACAATCAACACATAGTCCGTAGGTACCTTCTTTTATACGTTCCAGAGCTTTTGCTATGCCACGGTATTCCTCAACCTCAGCATCTTGTAAAGACATTCTCAATGATTCCATGGTCGCCGTCAACGCCTGATCGCCCGGATCTTGCACTTGACCGTCAGAGAACTGTTCTTTGGACATTTCTGTTAATTTTTGCTCAAGTTCTAACTTGCGCTTGAGCAGATCTGCTTCAATTTTTTTTAAATTATGCTTCTCATTCACTTTTTTCCCTTTTTTTATGAAAAAAATTTTTTAACAATGCCGCAGACTCTTCTCCTTTAACACCTTCAATAATTGAAAATGCATCCTTTTTGTATACCCAAAGATCATCCTGATTGTCAAGACGAAAACCAAACAGAGGAGATGCTGCGCCATAGACAATTCCATCCAAACGACTCAATTTAATAAGTCCCATACACATTGAACATGGTTCCAGCGTTACATACAACCAGTGACCATTAAGTCGCCAATCA
This genomic interval from Candidatus Babeliales bacterium contains the following:
- the rpsI gene encoding 30S ribosomal protein S9; translation: MAKKQTNTANAPVAHGVGRRKTAVARIWLRRGDGQIRVNGQDHLSYFDTKIAADMAATPFRVCPGLNFNAEVNVCGGGKIAQADAVKLGIARAFVEFDENAKPILKKHGLMTVDARKKERKKYGQKAARRKFQFVKR
- the glmS gene encoding glutamine--fructose-6-phosphate transaminase (isomerizing), translating into MCTVVGYVGKSFCSAFIFEGLARLEYRGYDSAGFACLDPINQKLLYSKSSGQLINLVERVQRDPIDGFLGIGHTRWSTHGDTSQENAHPHFDCFKNISVVHNGIVENHDVLRSQLLKSGHIFSSDTDTEVIAHLFEDLAHTSIIVPSSISAIMQQLHGAYAFLVMMESFPEYLIAVRKRSPLCVGIGDGEMFVASDVIAFSDKTNKVIFLPDESFAVISKKEIKIYDFAGNELPVVIQAVAATFERSEKNGYEHFMLKEIYEQRNAIIKTVNSLQALQPLLWNQLALTVGQVQNIAHIYLLACGTSWHAARIAQFFFEAITHVPVTVCLASEFRHASFFAQKNALYVVISQSGETADTLEALRLINAYGLSTVALTNVATSTIVREANGFLLTHAGPEVAVASTKAFSTQLASLYWLAHYIAVEKGVITHKDLLRAECDLFSVAHVLESSLEQHKYAIDHIHAACYAQFDKALFLGRHISYPLAMESALKLKEVAYVFAESYPAGELKHGPLALVDNNMPVYVFSHGDPVIYQKLLSNAHEVKARGGRVIVFAYEGQTELCALAETSFIISNNVPALLGPLAIIGLVQYFVYAIAKERGCPIDKPRNLAKSVTVE
- a CDS encoding AAA family ATPase, yielding MKRIIDFYLHNWKTDQYHKPLLLRGARQVGKTHAARTLGASFPDFFEINLENQQVAHIIFEKDLQPDRIIRELSALMLKPIIPGKRLLFIDEIQAVPRAILALRYFYEQMPELHVIAAGSLLDFAIEQVGIPVGRVDSFYMQPLSFIEFLSAMSSDILL
- a CDS encoding TraR/DksA C4-type zinc finger protein: MNEKHNLKKIEADLLKRKLELEQKLTEMSKEQFSDGQVQDPGDQALTATMESLRMSLQDAEVEEYRGIAKALERIKEGTYGLCVDCGNPISEKRLQSFPGTMRCLACQENFEERPGL
- a CDS encoding nucleoside deaminase, whose translation is MLETIFGKEKDLFFMQEALEQAQRAYEIDEVPIGAVIVNEEGEIVGYGYNSVERDCTQRSHAEAVAIEEAGKALGDWRLNGHWLYVTLEPCSMCMGLIKLSRLDGIVYGAASPLFGFRLDNQDDLWVYKKDAFSIIEGVKGEESAALLKNFFHKKREKSE